The Virgibacillus phasianinus genome includes a window with the following:
- a CDS encoding type IA DNA topoisomerase — MGHTLILAEKPSQAKAYADALQHTKKQDGYIEVNDGRFFKEKAYITWGYGHLVELLSPEQYNETWKIWKLDQLPMFPGQFQLQVSKDKKKQFNIVKRLLNHSTEIIVATDCDREGENIARSIISLAGASHKPTKRLWINSLEVDEIQKGFRHLNNGKNYLSLYQEAQTRQYSDWLVGMNASRLYTLLLQKQGMKGVFSVGRVQTATLYLLYKRQKEIEDFVSQDYFTFQGKVQVPNGSFEAKHKQRFATKEEAQKVLQEKGVLPGVNDGIIQEVKKERKRTKSPKLHSLSSLQSTANKQWEYSPSEVLKIAQSLYEKKVLSYPRTDSHFITDSEFAYIKNNLSNYQECIGVDVEVVYPDAQKRYVDNTKVAEHYALVPTKQTPNFSALNEKEKNIYLEVIATTLAMFAPDYGYEETKVEVGVKGINFEATGKVEKQIGWKSLFKNQQQARKKETVLPAMEKDQACQVNVEIAEGKTKPPKYYTEGQLINVMKHAGKEIDDEALQHTLKESEGIGTEATRASIIETLKHQLYIGIRKNLVTVLDKGKILCQAVEGTLLASPEMTAKWETYLKKIGENEGSQELFLDKIKQMIESLMQEAPKKIGSMEQSLQQVNEKSFIGKCPRCNHEDGKIQDKGKFYGCSRYREGCTFTLPKKFLGKSISQINIKKLLGGEKTNLIKGFTSKKGKMFDASLRYDQTEQKITFEFPKG, encoded by the coding sequence ATGGGACATACATTAATTCTCGCTGAAAAGCCGAGTCAAGCAAAAGCGTATGCAGATGCTCTTCAACATACAAAGAAACAAGATGGTTATATAGAGGTAAATGATGGTCGCTTTTTTAAGGAGAAAGCATATATCACTTGGGGATACGGGCATTTGGTTGAACTTCTCTCTCCTGAACAATATAACGAAACATGGAAGATTTGGAAATTAGATCAGTTGCCCATGTTTCCAGGACAATTTCAACTTCAGGTGAGTAAAGACAAGAAAAAGCAATTCAATATAGTGAAAAGACTTTTAAATCATTCAACAGAAATTATTGTTGCAACGGATTGTGATCGTGAAGGAGAGAATATTGCCCGAAGTATCATATCACTTGCTGGCGCGTCACATAAACCAACCAAAAGATTGTGGATTAACTCTTTAGAAGTGGATGAGATACAAAAAGGATTCCGTCATTTAAACAACGGAAAAAATTATCTATCATTATATCAGGAAGCACAAACAAGGCAATATAGTGATTGGCTAGTAGGAATGAACGCTTCCAGATTATATACATTGCTTCTGCAAAAGCAAGGGATGAAAGGCGTGTTCAGCGTTGGCAGGGTACAAACAGCTACCCTTTATTTATTATACAAACGTCAAAAGGAAATTGAGGATTTTGTTTCCCAAGACTATTTTACCTTTCAAGGGAAAGTCCAAGTGCCAAATGGTTCGTTTGAAGCGAAACATAAACAACGCTTTGCAACAAAAGAAGAAGCTCAAAAAGTATTGCAAGAAAAAGGCGTTCTACCTGGAGTAAATGATGGTATTATTCAAGAAGTGAAAAAGGAGCGGAAAAGAACAAAGTCACCAAAGCTACATTCTTTATCTTCCTTGCAAAGTACGGCAAACAAGCAATGGGAGTACAGTCCGTCCGAAGTATTAAAGATTGCGCAAAGCCTATACGAAAAGAAAGTTCTATCTTACCCAAGGACGGACAGTCATTTTATAACTGATAGCGAATTTGCTTATATCAAAAACAATTTATCGAACTATCAAGAATGTATAGGGGTAGATGTTGAAGTTGTTTATCCTGATGCCCAGAAGCGATATGTAGATAATACGAAGGTTGCCGAACACTATGCCCTCGTTCCAACAAAACAAACGCCAAATTTTAGTGCTTTAAACGAAAAAGAAAAGAATATTTATCTAGAAGTGATTGCAACAACCTTGGCTATGTTTGCTCCGGATTATGGATATGAAGAAACGAAGGTAGAGGTTGGTGTGAAAGGGATTAACTTTGAAGCGACTGGAAAAGTAGAAAAACAAATAGGCTGGAAATCATTATTTAAGAATCAACAACAGGCAAGGAAAAAAGAAACGGTCTTACCAGCAATGGAAAAAGATCAGGCTTGCCAAGTTAATGTAGAAATAGCGGAAGGAAAGACAAAGCCACCAAAGTATTATACAGAGGGGCAACTGATTAATGTGATGAAACACGCCGGGAAAGAAATAGACGATGAAGCATTGCAGCATACATTAAAAGAAAGTGAAGGTATTGGGACAGAGGCAACAAGAGCAAGTATCATAGAAACTTTAAAACACCAATTGTATATTGGGATTAGAAAGAACCTAGTAACTGTATTAGATAAAGGGAAAATACTTTGTCAGGCTGTAGAAGGAACGTTACTTGCTAGTCCGGAGATGACAGCGAAATGGGAAACGTATTTAAAGAAAATTGGAGAGAATGAAGGATCTCAAGAATTGTTTCTCGATAAAATCAAACAAATGATTGAGTCTTTAATGCAAGAAGCACCAAAGAAAATTGGAAGCATGGAACAGTCCTTGCAACAGGTGAATGAAAAATCTTTTATAGGCAAATGTCCCCGTTGTAATCATGAAGACGGAAAGATTCAAGATAAAGGGAAATTTTATGGATGCAGTCGTTATCGTGAAGGGTGTACATTTACGTTACCAAAGAAATTCCTTGGCAAATCCATAAGTCAGATAAACATTAAAAAGTTATTGGGTGGCGAAAAAACCAACTTGATAAAAGGATTTACAAGTAAAAAAGGAAAAATGTTTGATGCATCTTTACGCTATGACCAAACCGAACAAAAAATAACATTTGAATTCCCGAAAGGATGA
- a CDS encoding LPD25 domain-containing protein: MQRKTFEQKQEEVKQLTETMNQSIESYFETPEQMADHLAFMMQFYQYSLRNTALIQSQFKGAQAVGSYKFWQEKGFQVQKGEKAIQILVPNKTQPKFKDENGKWKSIKKATEQEKELINKGELEKKGSGLYFGRGSVFDVSQTNAKASDLPDIFPNRWLEGDVANYQDMLEALQKVGDKLDVTIGEPMEELGAAKGAFYQGIDGRKNHIGLNSRNGELQNVKTLIHELAHAKLHGTPDRHFNLTSEEKEFQAEMTAYAVASYFDIDTSDYSLGYLANWTQGRELKDKAQLLEEVRGAAVEFMEIMEPELMKEQEKGVENGKDVFLQAIQERKDLSELTEVNKAAMDYVIDHKEKEQAEGLYFCVDGDVVVGVDNSTNEAWTEEFNHVVKCKAWLKRYDMDIEQPQIFIEWSEAPEIESDSMMDFAKGNAMMEKLEERYQGDNRYYKTRYSIIFPESKNSKMEVVNMDRLDVGDGEFLNPHHQARKEGDLTDEQQMMLDDAVYGHLLESERLDINDWLKGKNEKKKLQTVDMDMM, encoded by the coding sequence ATGCAAAGAAAAACATTCGAACAAAAACAGGAAGAAGTGAAACAATTAACAGAAACGATGAATCAGTCCATTGAATCTTATTTTGAAACACCTGAACAAATGGCTGATCACCTAGCTTTCATGATGCAGTTTTATCAATATTCATTACGAAATACAGCCTTAATTCAGAGTCAATTTAAGGGAGCACAAGCAGTAGGAAGTTATAAGTTTTGGCAGGAAAAAGGCTTTCAAGTGCAAAAAGGAGAAAAAGCCATTCAAATTTTAGTGCCAAATAAGACGCAGCCGAAATTTAAAGATGAAAACGGCAAATGGAAAAGCATAAAAAAGGCGACAGAGCAGGAAAAAGAATTAATCAACAAAGGGGAATTAGAGAAAAAGGGAAGTGGGTTGTATTTTGGAAGGGGCAGTGTTTTCGATGTTTCACAAACTAATGCAAAAGCTAGTGATCTTCCAGATATTTTTCCAAATAGATGGCTGGAGGGGGACGTTGCAAACTATCAAGATATGTTAGAGGCCCTGCAAAAAGTGGGAGATAAACTGGATGTGACGATTGGCGAGCCTATGGAGGAACTAGGTGCTGCTAAAGGTGCATTTTACCAAGGAATAGATGGCAGGAAAAATCATATTGGTTTAAATTCACGCAATGGCGAATTGCAAAACGTGAAAACATTAATCCATGAATTGGCCCATGCCAAGTTGCATGGTACGCCCGATAGGCATTTCAATCTAACTTCAGAAGAAAAAGAATTCCAAGCAGAAATGACAGCTTATGCCGTTGCATCCTACTTTGATATTGATACAAGTGATTATTCTTTAGGCTATCTTGCCAACTGGACACAGGGAAGGGAATTAAAGGATAAAGCGCAGTTACTCGAAGAAGTAAGGGGAGCAGCAGTGGAGTTTATGGAGATTATGGAGCCTGAATTGATGAAAGAACAGGAGAAAGGCGTAGAAAATGGAAAAGATGTGTTCCTACAGGCTATTCAAGAGAGAAAAGACCTATCAGAGCTAACAGAAGTTAATAAAGCAGCAATGGATTATGTAATTGATCATAAGGAAAAAGAGCAAGCAGAAGGATTGTACTTTTGTGTAGATGGTGATGTCGTTGTAGGAGTGGATAATTCTACAAATGAAGCCTGGACGGAAGAATTTAATCATGTTGTAAAGTGCAAAGCATGGTTAAAGCGATATGATATGGATATTGAGCAACCACAAATATTCATTGAATGGTCGGAGGCACCAGAAATAGAATCTGATTCAATGATGGATTTTGCAAAAGGTAATGCAATGATGGAGAAGCTGGAAGAAAGGTATCAGGGTGATAATAGATATTATAAGACGCGGTATAGTATTATTTTTCCTGAGAGCAAGAATTCAAAGATGGAAGTTGTTAATATGGATCGCCTAGATGTTGGGGATGGCGAATTCTTGAACCCTCACCATCAAGCCAGAAAAGAAGGGGATCTTACTGACGAACAACAAATGATGCTTGATGATGCTGTTTATGGTCATTTGCTTGAAAGTGAAAGACTTGATATTAATGATTGGTTGAAAGGTAAAAATGAGAAGAAAAAACTACAAACAGTAGACATGGATATGATGTGA
- a CDS encoding putative holin-like toxin, with protein MTVFETLILMITFATLVVAILSEQKK; from the coding sequence ATGACAGTATTCGAAACATTGATCCTGATGATCACGTTCGCAACCTTAGTTGTAGCTATACTGTCAGAACAAAAAAAGTAA